A single genomic interval of Trachemys scripta elegans isolate TJP31775 chromosome 3, CAS_Tse_1.0, whole genome shotgun sequence harbors:
- the CRIPT gene encoding cysteine-rich PDZ-binding protein codes for MVCEKCEKKLGTVITPDTWKDGARNTTESGGRKLNENKALTSKKARFDPYGKNKFSICRICKSSVHQPGSHYCQGCAYKKGICSMCGKKVLDTKNYKQTSV; via the exons ATGGTCTGCGAGAAGT GTGAGAAGAAACTTGGCACTGTGATTACACCTGACACATGGAAGGATGGAGCAAGAAACACTACAG AAAGTGGCGGACgaaaactaaatgaaaataaGGCACTGACTTCAAAGAAGGCAAG ATTTGATCCTTACGGGAAGAACAAATTTTCAATATGCCGGATTTGTAAGAGTTCTGTTCATCAGCCAGGGTCTCACTACTGCCAGGGATGTGCTTATAAAAAAG gcATCTGCTCAATGTGTGGGAAAAAAGTCTTGGATACCAAGAACTACAAACAAACATCTGTCTAA